One stretch of Leptospira mtsangambouensis DNA includes these proteins:
- a CDS encoding MlaD family protein: protein MNQSNKIYFKVGVFVLVSFFTLILFLIVFTAGNIFQRSVSLETYFDESVQGLDIGSPVKHRGVKVGTVQEITFVQNEYSDKLTEDTELRYGRYVLIKMSVPDFVKGVYGNDLKKTVQRMIQSGLRVRLASQGLTGTAYLEVDYLNPEKNPPLSIEWEPKTIYIPSAPSTISRFTASVDKFFDKVEKADVDKILLGVGELIRNLNQTIQEAKLGDLARESTGLLVDLRKTNAEVKALIASPETQGLPKKLDASVTQLQTTLKRLDTLLASNQGDISTSIENLRIASEDLKEVTSNAKKYPSQFLFGEAPNKSKLWK from the coding sequence ATGAACCAATCGAATAAAATATATTTCAAAGTTGGGGTTTTTGTCCTAGTTAGTTTTTTTACACTGATTTTGTTTTTAATTGTTTTCACTGCTGGGAATATCTTTCAAAGATCAGTTAGCCTTGAGACGTATTTCGATGAATCGGTCCAAGGTTTGGACATTGGTTCTCCAGTGAAACACCGTGGCGTAAAAGTTGGGACAGTCCAAGAGATTACTTTTGTTCAAAATGAATATTCGGATAAACTCACAGAAGATACAGAACTTCGTTATGGAAGATATGTTTTGATTAAAATGTCTGTTCCTGATTTTGTAAAGGGTGTATACGGGAATGATTTAAAAAAAACCGTTCAGAGAATGATTCAAAGTGGTCTTCGTGTTCGCCTCGCCTCACAAGGATTAACTGGAACAGCATACCTTGAAGTTGACTATTTAAATCCTGAAAAAAATCCTCCTTTGTCAATTGAATGGGAACCAAAAACAATTTATATCCCTTCGGCCCCAAGTACCATCTCTCGTTTCACTGCATCCGTAGATAAGTTTTTCGACAAAGTAGAAAAAGCAGATGTTGATAAAATTCTATTAGGTGTGGGTGAACTCATTCGAAATCTAAACCAAACCATCCAGGAAGCAAAGTTGGGAGATTTGGCACGTGAATCCACTGGGCTTCTCGTTGACCTACGTAAAACAAATGCAGAAGTAAAAGCACTCATCGCTAGTCCTGAAACGCAAGGTTTGCCTAAAAAATTAGATGCATCAGTGACGCAGTTACAAACTACATTAAAACGATTGGATACACTTCTTGCTTCGAATCAAGGTGATATATCTACATCAATTGAAAATTTAAGAATCGCTTCAGAAGATTTAAAAGAAGTAACTTCGAATGCGAAAAAATATCCTTCTCAGTTTCTTTTCGGAGAAGCACCAAACAAGTCTAAACTTTGGAAATAA
- a CDS encoding VOC family protein, producing the protein MKYLHTMIRVLDLDRALHFFVEILGLKVTRRNEHPEGKFTLVFLSTGDADAPEIELTYNWGQTDPYTVGRNFGHLAYEVDDIYLTCERIKELGVVINRPPRDGRMAFVRSPDLISIELLQKGSPLPPKEPWASMPNTGEW; encoded by the coding sequence ATGAAATATTTACATACAATGATTCGTGTTTTGGATTTGGATCGTGCTTTGCATTTTTTTGTGGAGATCCTTGGTTTAAAAGTCACACGAAGGAATGAACACCCGGAAGGCAAATTCACTCTTGTGTTTTTGTCTACAGGTGATGCGGACGCACCTGAGATCGAACTCACATACAATTGGGGTCAAACAGATCCATACACAGTCGGTAGAAATTTTGGCCATTTGGCATATGAAGTAGATGATATATATCTTACTTGTGAACGAATCAAAGAATTGGGAGTTGTAATCAATCGACCACCGCGTGATGGCCGTATGGCTTTTGTTAGGTCACCTGACCTTATTTCAATTGAACTTTTACAGAAAGGTAGTCCTTTACCTCCAAAAGAACCTTGGGCCTCAATGCCAAATACTGGTGAGTGGTAG
- a CDS encoding ABC-type transport auxiliary lipoprotein, LBF_0736 family, translating into MKALTRFFILIGFTFVFAQCFGVSKTFPEKRFFLIEVGEIKQLFAVPKPRTFVVRKVFISQRFEGKEFVYRKENAVYESDFYNVFFIPPAHNFKEEFVRSLLKSGNFEWDASMNTRINVTHFIELNLSQMYGDFRTKEPKAVLEFEIVVYEDKDSISTPVFRKTYKQIQLIEKKDPEALVLGWNLGLTNTFNELNADLSTRLK; encoded by the coding sequence ATGAAAGCTTTGACCCGTTTTTTCATTTTAATTGGATTCACATTTGTTTTCGCCCAGTGTTTTGGAGTTAGTAAAACATTTCCTGAAAAAAGATTTTTTTTAATCGAAGTTGGTGAAATCAAACAATTGTTTGCTGTTCCGAAACCAAGGACTTTTGTCGTTCGAAAGGTTTTTATTTCTCAAAGATTTGAAGGAAAAGAATTTGTATATCGCAAAGAAAATGCTGTTTACGAATCCGATTTTTATAATGTTTTTTTTATCCCTCCGGCCCATAACTTTAAAGAAGAGTTTGTTCGTTCTCTTTTAAAATCCGGTAACTTTGAATGGGATGCGAGTATGAACACCAGAATCAATGTTACACATTTTATTGAACTAAACCTTTCTCAAATGTATGGAGACTTTCGTACCAAAGAACCAAAAGCGGTTCTAGAGTTTGAGATTGTGGTATATGAAGATAAGGATTCAATTTCTACACCAGTGTTCAGAAAAACTTACAAACAAATCCAACTCATTGAAAAAAAAGATCCCGAAGCTTTGGTCCTTGGTTGGAATCTTGGTCTTACCAATACATTTAATGAGTTGAATGCTGATCTAAGCACTCGGTTAAAATGA
- a CDS encoding sterol desaturase family protein translates to MRLIESIAPFYILLLLLEVLYTRFKKQDYYFYEDSLVDLSLGVLSRIFDGVILLGLVFVYSELYKISWGETFLSKIFLSTSSPLHWILLFIILDFLFYWAHRYSHEIKVLWASHVVHHSSEEFNLSVALRQSFVRNIGIGLFYLPLALLGFPVESYLIIDALNRTYQFWVHTRTIKKLNKWFEFIFVTPSHHRVHHAMNPEYIDRNYGGVFIFWDRLFGTFCEEKQEPRYGLVSQLKTYDPVTAELHVFRDLFGDLWKTKYKWQGIRSFFSYPSVRPDDLQSILDRGVRDPKIWLNHNRWDIDRKSRLPQYRHKAGTSMDRIYLLISFLIPTVITLYFLKRMHLYSLGEIVSVFYLLVFSFVSLGKLLEGERIWFRFEIPKYISWLVLLGYFFL, encoded by the coding sequence ATGAGACTCATCGAATCGATTGCACCATTTTATATTCTACTTCTGCTACTCGAGGTACTTTATACTCGTTTTAAAAAGCAGGATTATTATTTTTACGAAGATTCTTTGGTGGACTTGAGTTTGGGAGTTCTCAGCCGAATATTTGACGGTGTAATCCTACTGGGTTTGGTTTTTGTATACAGTGAGTTATACAAAATTTCTTGGGGAGAAACTTTTCTTTCAAAAATCTTTTTATCAACTTCTTCTCCTTTGCATTGGATTCTCCTTTTTATAATCCTTGATTTTTTGTTTTATTGGGCTCATCGATATAGCCATGAAATCAAAGTATTGTGGGCCTCTCATGTAGTGCATCATTCAAGTGAAGAATTTAATTTGTCTGTTGCTCTTAGGCAGTCATTTGTTCGTAATATAGGAATCGGACTTTTTTATTTGCCACTTGCGCTTCTTGGTTTTCCAGTTGAGTCTTATTTGATCATTGATGCATTAAATCGTACATACCAATTCTGGGTTCATACTCGCACCATTAAAAAACTCAACAAGTGGTTTGAATTTATATTTGTGACACCATCTCATCATAGGGTCCACCACGCAATGAATCCAGAATATATTGATAGAAACTATGGAGGAGTGTTTATATTTTGGGATCGTCTCTTTGGAACTTTTTGTGAAGAAAAACAAGAACCTAGGTATGGCCTTGTTTCTCAACTGAAAACTTATGATCCTGTGACGGCGGAACTTCATGTGTTCCGTGATTTGTTTGGTGATTTATGGAAAACAAAATATAAATGGCAAGGGATCCGTTCTTTTTTTTCTTATCCTTCAGTTCGGCCTGATGACCTACAATCGATTCTTGATCGTGGTGTCAGAGATCCAAAAATTTGGCTGAATCACAACAGATGGGATATAGATAGAAAATCCAGATTACCTCAATACAGACACAAAGCCGGAACTTCAATGGATCGAATTTATCTTTTGATTTCATTTTTGATTCCAACTGTTATTACTTTATATTTTTTAAAAAGAATGCATCTTTATTCTTTAGGAGAAATTGTTTCTGTGTTTTATCTTTTGGTTTTTTCCTTTGTTTCCTTGGGAAAACTTCTAGAAGGAGAAAGGATATGGTTTCGATTTGAGATTCCAAAATATATTTCTTGGCTTGTGCTTCTCGGCTACTTTTTCTTATAG